The Natranaerovirga hydrolytica genome contains the following window.
AAAAGTAGATTAAATGAAATCTTACCATCCATTAATATCTTAATAGGTTATAAGCGTATAACAGGTTTATTACATGATAAAGGAAGAAGAAGCTTTTTAGTAGACCTTTATGAACTAGGAGAAGCCCTTGAAATCATTAGGGAAATCATTAGGGACAGGTACTTTTGATTATAAAACCAAAAAGATATACTACATCGAAATGGAAAGGAAATCATAAAAAACAATACGCCGGGGATGCCTTTGGCAATGCAACCTTTACATTAGAAATAGAAACTAATGTCATAAATAAGCTAGGTACAAACATTAGTTTAGGTACTAACGAAAGCGAGGTTTATATGAAATACTATAGAAAAGAATTATGGCAATTAATGCATTCATCAGATGAAAAAAAGAGAGAGAAAGCTAAAATAGAATTTCGTGAAAGTGCTAAAAAATACGGACCATATTTTGAAGAGATTAAGGATGAATTACCTGCCGATTTTCTGAAGGTATTCAATGAAAATAAGTGGTTTCATGATTTTACTATTTCAAACATCCAAATTCTCAATGATGAAAGGAAATCTACAATTTACATAGATATTCTTAATGGAGACAAGGAGTATAGGTTGCGTTTAGATGAGGTAATTAAAATGTCTGTTGACGTGCCCAATAAAGCTTTCTGGTTACCATCAGGAATGAGGTGGGGATATACAGAATTTGAGCTATTAAATGGTGGTTGGAGAATCAACATTTTGTGTGATATCAATTGCGAATTGGAATTTGTCTTTACAAATATTGAGGTACAAGATATTGCACAATTAAGTTAACTTTCCGCATTTTGCTATCAAAACTAGAAACATAAATCATTAGGTAAATCATTAGGGACAGGTACTTTTGATTATTGAGCCGGTTAAAAAAGTGAACTAAAGTTTAAATCGTACTGCAAAAGACCAATTGACCTTTGGTCTTTTGCAGTATATAAAATATATTTAAAGAGTAGAGTCTATTCTATGATAAAAAAATAGGCTATCTAGTGAAACTCTATACAAAGCCTTACAAAACACAAGCTTCCTCTACACAGACACACAAGAAATAGTAGAGTATAAAACAAAAAAACACATACCACATCTACATTCCTCTACGATAGACAATATGTTATACTAGAAAAAACAGAAAACGGACAAGAAACCTTTTAATTAAGAGGTATTAACTGCATCGGAATGAAAACAGAAGCATTAACCTACTATCTATACAAAGTAGATGGCAATACAATAAGATACAAGGAGAGCGATATGAAGATGAAAAAACCTAACATACCAATCGATATTGAGTTTGAAAAAGACTTCTTAGGGCTAGTAGAAATAGCACAGACTGAAGAGATGGATATAGACAAAAAGCATATAAAAGATGTGTTCATTTCGGATCACAATATGTCCGGTCTTGGTTTTTCCAATATTGTATTTGAGAATTGCAGAGTTATGAATTGTGCAATGGAAAAAACAAGTTTTGTAGATGTGATATTTAAAAACTGTGATTTCTCTAATAGTAACTTTACCAGCAGTTATTTTAATCGTTGTGAGATCACATCAAGCAAATGGATGGGGGCTAATTTTACCAATAGTGTTATTAAACATACGGCTATTCAAAGTTCCAATTACCAATATGCCAATTACAATCAATCAACGTTTACAGATGTCAATATGTTTGAAAGTGATATGAGCTATGCCAGCTTAACGGCATGTCTATTTAAAAACCTTGAGTTAAACAATATGCGTTTTATTAACACTAACTTTTTTAAAACACCACTTAAAAACATGGATTTCTCAGAAAGTCACTTAGAAGGCATAATCGTATCTGACACAAATGCAGAATTAAAAGGCGCTAGGGTAAACATATACCAAGCAGTTGACTTAGCAAAATTATTAGGTGTCATTGTAAAATAAATAAGCAATAGGGACACTTCTCAAAAACCATCAAAAAAACATAAAAAGTATAAGTTGAATTTTTTTACAAATGTTTTAAAACTTTTTCTTGACAAATTAAAGTGAAAAGCATAAGATGTTATTAAATAAGTTTTTAATAAGAGTTAAAAACTTATTTAATTTTTTCTTACAGTATTAAAAATGTATTTAATATGAATATAAAATAATTTTAATGGAGTGGTCCGATGAAAAAGAAAAAAATTATATTGGGAACAGATAGACCTGGAGAATTTATAATGAGTTTGGTACGAATTGCATCGGTGAACGGTAAGGAATGGACATCAGAAGATGAAGTCAAAGCATTCGCTGAAGAATATGGTATTGAATTAGATAAAGACATTCAGAGATTTATACAAACAGTACAAAGTGCATTAGATGAAAAGCATAAGACTTTGTTAGATAAATATTTTGCCCAGTCACCATTTGCCATTGGGTTAGCCTTAATAGAAGATTACCAGTCTGTAGAAAGCTTCATATCAAAAATTAAAAATCTAACCCATACAGAGTTGGCTTATTATCTGTTAGTTACTTGGTCAGAGGTGCATTTTGGAAAAGAAGAATTAGAAAGTATTATGAATAAAAAAAATATGATCAGTTGGGTTGAGAATAATTTTTCAGTATCAGAAAAAGGAAAATGGCAAATTATGAAAATCATATACTGCCCAGAAGAAGTGAAGGAAGAATTGGTTGAATTCTTTACGTATTATTATGAGACATTTTATAAAGCAATAGAAGAAGAAATAATGATTAAATTAGAACAACATATTCAAAGTCATAAAGAAACATTAGAGAAAGCTTTTTTACAAGATTATATGGATATGCTTTCTGTTGAAGGTCAAGAAAGTTTTTGGTCTTCAGAAGAAGCTGTAGAAGTTTTAGTAAGTTATTTTATTGAAATAGGCAGCGCTTACTCCAGTGGAGGCGAAGGTTTTGTAATTGGTTATCGTTTTAATGAACTTGTTGATAAAGTATTCAATAGAGAACAAGAACTTCTTAAATACACAACATTGTTTAAGGTATTATCTGATGAGACACGATTAAAAGTATTGTTACAGATCAATGAAGGGTCTAAATATCTGGCCGAATTAGCAGAGATTATGGAGAGTAGCACACCTGCTATTAAATATCATTTAAACAAACTGTTTTTGGCAGGGTTAATAGAAGTAGAGCACACAGACAGTCGAATCTATTATCAAGTTAAAAAGGAAAAGTTTGATCAATTTACTAAAGATGTACAAAAAGTATTT
Protein-coding sequences here:
- a CDS encoding pentapeptide repeat-containing protein encodes the protein MKMKKPNIPIDIEFEKDFLGLVEIAQTEEMDIDKKHIKDVFISDHNMSGLGFSNIVFENCRVMNCAMEKTSFVDVIFKNCDFSNSNFTSSYFNRCEITSSKWMGANFTNSVIKHTAIQSSNYQYANYNQSTFTDVNMFESDMSYASLTACLFKNLELNNMRFINTNFFKTPLKNMDFSESHLEGIIVSDTNAELKGARVNIYQAVDLAKLLGVIVK
- a CDS encoding ArsR/SmtB family transcription factor: MKKKKIILGTDRPGEFIMSLVRIASVNGKEWTSEDEVKAFAEEYGIELDKDIQRFIQTVQSALDEKHKTLLDKYFAQSPFAIGLALIEDYQSVESFISKIKNLTHTELAYYLLVTWSEVHFGKEELESIMNKKNMISWVENNFSVSEKGKWQIMKIIYCPEEVKEELVEFFTYYYETFYKAIEEEIMIKLEQHIQSHKETLEKAFLQDYMDMLSVEGQESFWSSEEAVEVLVSYFIEIGSAYSSGGEGFVIGYRFNELVDKVFNREQELLKYTTLFKVLSDETRLKVLLQINEGSKYLAELAEIMESSTPAIKYHLNKLFLAGLIEVEHTDSRIYYQVKKEKFDQFTKDVQKVFLS